A window of Mucilaginibacter paludis DSM 18603 contains these coding sequences:
- a CDS encoding phosphatase PAP2 family protein, which yields MINYKNTILALLLLIAFEAEAQQTRDTTKKNIADTLKKDLFTAPDTVRHLHSKLSSLIPPVVLIGYGVSSFYIRPLRRVDSYVYNEAIEHDIVSRTPLENYFQYTPMALVYGLNLVGVHGKNTFVDRTLIYVMAQGMLQISLNTVKRTTHRLRPDGSDRLSFPSGHTGNAFSGAEFMAQELNGNSIAYGIIGYAFATTTGVMRIYHQDHWLSDVVAGAGFGILSTKAAYLLYPYIRNRIFKGGREKEGQENMPPELKRKPMKSSILLPSYQDGALGVQFAMEL from the coding sequence ATGATTAATTATAAAAATACGATACTGGCATTGCTGTTGCTGATTGCTTTTGAAGCCGAAGCGCAACAAACCAGAGACACCACAAAGAAAAATATTGCGGATACTTTAAAAAAAGATCTGTTTACGGCCCCCGACACCGTAAGACATTTACATAGTAAGTTAAGCTCGCTTATCCCACCTGTGGTTTTAATTGGGTATGGAGTGAGCTCATTTTACATCAGGCCGCTGCGAAGGGTGGATAGCTATGTTTATAATGAAGCTATAGAACATGATATTGTAAGCCGTACTCCACTGGAAAACTATTTCCAATATACACCCATGGCGCTGGTGTACGGGCTCAACCTGGTTGGGGTGCACGGAAAAAATACTTTTGTTGACCGAACCCTGATTTACGTGATGGCACAGGGGATGCTCCAGATATCATTAAACACAGTTAAAAGAACTACGCACCGTTTGAGGCCCGATGGTTCAGACAGGCTCTCATTCCCTTCCGGACATACGGGTAATGCGTTTTCGGGAGCGGAATTCATGGCTCAGGAACTCAATGGCAATTCTATAGCGTACGGCATCATCGGGTACGCTTTTGCAACCACCACCGGCGTGATGCGAATTTACCACCAGGACCATTGGCTGAGCGATGTGGTTGCTGGCGCAGGCTTTGGCATATTATCAACCAAGGCGGCTTATTTGCTTTACCCATATATCCGCAATCGCATATTTAAAGGAGGCCGGGAAAAAGAAGGTCAAGAAAACATGCCTCCGGAGCTAAAACGGAAGCCCATGAAAAGCTCAATCCTTTTACCATCATACCAGGATGGAGCGCTCGGCGTTCAATTTGCGATGGAGCTTTAG
- a CDS encoding HRDC domain-containing protein: MMEEMNPIMQLAFDYVESTNTIIFLTGKAGTGKTTFLQYVKQHTRKKMAIVAPTGVAAINAGGMTIHSMFQVPFGPIIPSNTARPEAHFSVEKKELLSSLDLLVIDEVSMVRPDILDYIDLVLRNVKDSSYPFGGVQLFLIGDLSQLSPIIRDEEWMLLNRYYTNQYFFSSRVLQHSPFVRIELDHVFRQKEQSFVDILNEVRNNQISPPSLAVLNERHQPDFRPTATEPYITLTTHNSIAQKLNNEFIEALEGEVFDFKATIRGEFPKDAYPTETDLKLKIGAQVMFVKNDNSAEKLFYNGKIGLITRIESDTVFVRCGNETKDIAVQALEWTNIKYQLEEEQINETNAGSFAQIPLKLAWAITIHKSQGLSFDKAIIDVSEAFAHGQVYVALSRCRSLGGMVLRNKVSPHNIIGDPAIALFNNQAHAIKPDRERLTLDQERYRQFLIAELFNFAPVKSKMEGFEEVVPTFNTEVVTVAEKLTRQLHTIDTDRIKKAAVYFLQKLEAFTTSLHALIPGLISQSSTKKELAAKADQVMQLIMARITLMIHFSAEDFTVNAYLDLKKEAQAKSVADKSRSYVKALNAKPNEELYKQLMQWRVSMAEKNKVMPNMILSEKTIAAIAEKLPQTLKALGAIKGVGQPKAVQYGQEIIELIRAYQQASQPGEAEQKSLF, encoded by the coding sequence ATGATGGAAGAGATGAACCCCATAATGCAGTTGGCTTTTGACTATGTGGAGAGCACCAACACCATTATTTTCCTGACCGGGAAGGCCGGAACAGGTAAAACTACTTTTTTGCAATATGTTAAGCAACACACCCGCAAAAAAATGGCTATTGTTGCGCCTACCGGTGTAGCCGCCATTAACGCAGGCGGAATGACGATCCATTCCATGTTCCAGGTGCCCTTTGGCCCTATCATCCCATCCAACACGGCAAGGCCCGAAGCACACTTCAGCGTTGAAAAGAAAGAGTTGCTATCCAGCCTTGATTTGCTGGTAATTGATGAGGTGAGTATGGTAAGGCCTGATATATTAGATTATATCGACCTTGTTTTGCGGAATGTTAAAGATTCAAGCTACCCATTCGGCGGAGTTCAGCTATTCCTCATCGGCGATCTATCGCAGCTCAGCCCCATCATCCGTGATGAGGAGTGGATGCTTTTGAACCGTTATTATACCAATCAATATTTTTTTAGCAGCCGGGTATTACAACACAGTCCTTTTGTGCGTATTGAGCTCGACCATGTATTCAGGCAGAAGGAACAGTCCTTTGTTGATATCCTGAACGAGGTACGCAACAACCAAATTAGCCCACCGAGTTTGGCAGTACTGAACGAACGCCACCAACCCGATTTCAGGCCAACGGCAACAGAACCTTACATCACTCTCACCACCCACAACAGTATAGCGCAAAAGCTCAATAACGAATTTATTGAAGCACTTGAGGGTGAGGTTTTTGATTTTAAAGCAACAATAAGAGGCGAATTCCCCAAAGATGCTTATCCTACCGAAACCGACCTCAAGCTAAAGATTGGTGCGCAGGTGATGTTTGTTAAGAACGACAATTCGGCGGAGAAGCTTTTTTATAATGGGAAAATTGGATTGATTACCCGTATTGAAAGCGATACCGTATTTGTACGTTGCGGAAACGAAACCAAAGATATAGCCGTACAGGCACTGGAATGGACCAACATTAAATATCAGCTGGAAGAAGAACAAATTAACGAAACCAATGCCGGTAGCTTTGCACAAATCCCTTTAAAACTGGCCTGGGCCATTACTATCCACAAAAGCCAGGGTTTAAGTTTCGATAAGGCCATTATTGATGTAAGCGAAGCTTTTGCACATGGCCAGGTATACGTTGCACTAAGCCGTTGCCGGAGCCTTGGCGGCATGGTTTTACGCAATAAGGTATCGCCACATAATATTATTGGCGATCCGGCTATCGCTCTCTTTAATAACCAAGCCCATGCCATTAAGCCTGACCGGGAAAGACTAACGCTCGATCAGGAACGCTATCGGCAATTTTTGATAGCAGAGCTGTTTAATTTTGCACCTGTGAAAAGCAAGATGGAAGGTTTTGAGGAAGTTGTACCTACCTTCAATACGGAGGTTGTTACCGTAGCCGAAAAACTGACAAGGCAATTGCACACCATCGATACGGACCGGATTAAGAAAGCAGCAGTTTATTTTTTGCAGAAACTGGAAGCCTTTACAACAAGTTTACATGCCTTGATACCTGGCTTAATCAGTCAATCATCAACCAAAAAAGAGTTAGCCGCTAAAGCCGACCAGGTGATGCAGCTGATAATGGCGCGGATAACATTGATGATACACTTCTCGGCTGAAGACTTTACCGTTAACGCTTACCTTGATCTTAAAAAAGAAGCCCAGGCTAAATCTGTTGCTGATAAATCCCGGTCATACGTTAAAGCGCTTAACGCGAAGCCTAACGAAGAGCTCTATAAACAGCTGATGCAATGGCGGGTTAGCATGGCCGAAAAAAACAAGGTGATGCCCAACATGATCTTGTCTGAAAAAACGATAGCAGCCATTGCCGAAAAGCTCCCTCAAACCCTTAAAGCCCTTGGCGCCATCAAAGGTGTTGGGCAACCTAAAGCGGTACAATATGGCCAGGAGATTATCGAACTGATCAGGGCCTATCAACAGGCATCGCAACCGGGCGAAGCGGAACAAAAGAGTTTGTTTTGA
- a CDS encoding cold-shock protein — protein sequence MARSVETFSKKEREKKKSKKLQDKREKAEERKANSDKGKTLEDMMAYIDDDGNITSTPPDPSKRKKIVTEDIQISVPKQEAMAPPDPFRKGTVTFFNESKGFGFIQDSVSQESIFVHVKALEEAIKENDKVTFETEQGLKGLSAIKVKKAVKESK from the coding sequence ATGGCAAGATCAGTAGAAACATTCAGTAAGAAAGAAAGAGAGAAAAAAAAATCAAAAAAATTACAGGACAAAAGAGAAAAGGCGGAAGAAAGAAAGGCTAACTCCGATAAAGGAAAAACCCTGGAAGATATGATGGCATACATTGATGATGATGGTAATATCACATCCACTCCACCAGACCCGTCTAAAAGGAAAAAGATTGTTACCGAAGATATCCAGATCTCGGTACCAAAGCAGGAAGCCATGGCTCCGCCTGATCCATTTAGAAAAGGAACAGTTACCTTTTTTAACGAATCTAAAGGATTTGGTTTCATTCAGGATTCAGTATCCCAGGAAAGCATCTTTGTACACGTAAAAGCGCTTGAAGAAGCCATTAAAGAAAACGACAAAGTAACTTTTGAAACCGAACAGGGATTAAAAGGGCTGAGCGCCATCAAGGTTAAAAAAGCAGTTAAAGAGAGTAAGTAA
- a CDS encoding BamA/TamA family outer membrane protein: MRSFLLFIVFVELLSSRSYGQTSDSIKLAVEPEYNKVSKTHQFFLGQNYRKLWAAPVKLPVFYLSKEKGGLKILQRGGGKQTKSLRLQDSTGQQWVLRTLQKYPEYGLPLNLRPTVAKDILQDQVSAAHPFSALTVPPLAQALGIPHSNPRIVYLADEPALGEYRKEFANQVFLFEEREPLDADKTDNTEKTQRKLQQDNDNRVDEKTVLRARLLDMLLGDWDRHEDQWRWEKIDGKHETVYEPVPRDRDQVYYKTSGLFPWIVSHQWLKSKFQGYSGAIRDINGWNFNARYFDRYFLNQLSEDDWKEQIAYVQAKLTDSLISKAIRLMPDTIYRLSGPAIVANIIARRNILAQQALEYYRFISNEVEIPASDKMDQFTIHNEDNGNLTVTVNKIKKDGTIDKVTYLRTFKPDVTLEVRLYGFDGADIFLVTGTKASPIRVRMLGGGGVDSFYVDKNLHNKNKLYVYDRSDQQNILPSSSKVKIRTSTDTTVNDYDKTSFKFDRFEPVILANYSNDIGVLLIGGFSYQKQGFRKEPYAFRQEFLTNYSLARKSLLFTYVARWTKLIGNNDLSINLLSRGPNNLSNFFGVGNNTVFVNQGDKDISYYRNRYDYITGDVSLYHTYGKLRLSAGLAGQFYNSEAGDNPQRYLTDYNQANPGANVFDTRFYAGLIAGAQLDTRNKGTLPTKGIYWNTSLSGFTGISRDKNTYGQVLSEFSFYLTPDRDSVLIIANRTGVGTTIGNAAYFQQLKLGGAQNFRGFHTNRFTGKTIAYNNLELRLKVLDFNSYLLPGTLGIIGFNDVGRVWAPGESSTVWHDGYGGGIYLIPAQLLLIESVVGFSKEGALPYISIGFRF, from the coding sequence TTGAGATCATTCCTGTTGTTTATAGTTTTTGTAGAACTCCTGTCATCCAGGAGTTACGGGCAAACATCTGATAGTATTAAGCTGGCTGTTGAGCCGGAGTATAATAAGGTAAGTAAAACACACCAGTTTTTTCTGGGCCAAAACTATCGCAAACTCTGGGCGGCTCCCGTTAAACTGCCTGTGTTCTATTTATCAAAAGAAAAAGGTGGGTTAAAAATTCTGCAAAGAGGTGGGGGGAAGCAAACCAAATCATTGCGTTTGCAAGATTCAACCGGGCAGCAGTGGGTATTAAGAACTTTACAAAAGTATCCGGAATACGGTTTGCCGCTTAACCTCCGGCCAACGGTGGCAAAGGATATCCTGCAAGACCAGGTATCCGCAGCTCATCCTTTTTCTGCCTTAACAGTACCTCCACTCGCACAGGCCCTGGGCATACCGCACTCCAACCCACGTATAGTTTACCTGGCCGATGAGCCCGCCTTAGGCGAATACCGAAAGGAGTTTGCAAACCAGGTTTTTTTGTTTGAAGAACGTGAGCCGCTGGATGCCGACAAAACTGATAATACCGAAAAAACACAACGGAAATTACAGCAGGACAATGATAACCGGGTTGACGAAAAAACAGTATTAAGGGCGCGCCTGCTGGATATGCTTTTGGGCGATTGGGACAGGCATGAGGACCAATGGCGATGGGAGAAGATTGACGGAAAGCACGAAACAGTTTATGAGCCTGTACCACGCGACCGCGACCAGGTTTATTACAAAACATCGGGCTTGTTTCCATGGATAGTATCGCATCAATGGTTAAAATCAAAATTTCAGGGTTATAGCGGTGCCATCAGAGATATCAACGGGTGGAACTTTAATGCCCGCTATTTTGACCGTTATTTTTTGAACCAGTTGAGCGAAGACGACTGGAAGGAGCAGATTGCCTATGTGCAGGCTAAACTAACAGACAGCCTGATTAGCAAAGCTATCCGTTTGATGCCCGATACAATTTACCGCCTTTCGGGGCCTGCAATTGTGGCCAACATAATCGCACGAAGAAACATACTGGCTCAACAGGCTTTGGAATATTATCGCTTTATATCCAACGAAGTAGAAATTCCGGCAAGCGATAAAATGGATCAGTTTACCATCCATAACGAAGACAACGGTAATTTAACGGTAACGGTAAATAAAATTAAAAAGGACGGTACCATTGATAAAGTAACCTACCTGCGCACCTTTAAACCCGATGTTACGCTGGAGGTAAGGCTGTATGGTTTTGATGGCGCAGATATTTTTTTAGTGACAGGCACAAAGGCATCGCCGATTAGGGTGCGGATGTTGGGCGGAGGTGGTGTTGACAGTTTTTATGTTGATAAGAACCTTCACAATAAAAACAAACTTTATGTTTACGACAGATCTGATCAGCAGAATATTTTGCCTTCATCATCCAAGGTAAAAATCCGTACTTCAACGGATACGACAGTAAACGATTATGATAAAACAAGCTTCAAATTCGATAGGTTTGAGCCTGTTATCCTGGCAAATTACAGTAATGATATCGGTGTTTTATTGATCGGCGGCTTCTCGTACCAGAAACAGGGCTTTCGTAAAGAGCCTTACGCTTTCAGGCAGGAGTTTTTAACCAATTATTCGCTGGCGCGCAAATCACTCTTGTTTACGTATGTAGCCCGGTGGACAAAACTGATCGGTAATAATGATTTGAGTATCAATTTGCTATCCAGGGGGCCCAATAACCTCAGTAATTTTTTTGGTGTAGGTAATAACACGGTATTTGTAAACCAGGGCGATAAAGATATATCCTACTACCGTAACCGCTATGATTATATCACCGGGGATGTTTCCCTGTACCATACCTACGGCAAGTTGCGTTTAAGCGCTGGTTTGGCCGGGCAATTTTATAACAGTGAGGCCGGGGATAATCCCCAAAGATACCTGACAGATTATAACCAGGCAAACCCCGGCGCCAATGTTTTTGATACCCGGTTTTACGCGGGCCTAATAGCGGGTGCCCAATTGGATACCCGTAATAAAGGGACGCTACCTACCAAGGGCATCTACTGGAATACCAGCCTTAGTGGCTTCACTGGTATCAGCAGGGATAAGAATACTTACGGACAGGTTTTATCCGAGTTTAGTTTCTATTTAACCCCCGACCGTGATTCGGTGTTGATTATTGCTAATCGCACAGGCGTGGGTACCACCATTGGCAACGCGGCATATTTTCAGCAACTTAAACTTGGTGGCGCGCAAAATTTCAGGGGTTTTCATACCAATCGTTTTACAGGTAAAACTATCGCTTACAATAACCTGGAGCTGCGTTTAAAAGTACTCGATTTTAATTCGTACCTGCTTCCGGGTACTTTAGGTATTATCGGTTTTAATGATGTTGGCAGGGTATGGGCACCGGGCGAATCATCAACCGTATGGCACGATGGTTACGGCGGCGGTATTTATTTGATACCCGCCCAGTTGCTTTTAATTGAAAGCGTTGTTGGCTTTTCTAAAGAAGGGGCTCTGCCTTATATTTCTATAGGCTTTCGCTTTTAA
- a CDS encoding SDR family oxidoreductase, translated as MKTIENNIKGKVVAITGASSGIGEAIAIMLAAQGAKVVLGARRADRLEKLVERIINDGGEAIYQVTDVKRRTDLIKLVALASETYGRLDVMVNNAGISHLSRVDEVQVEDWEEMIDVNLKGPLYGIAAALPVFKKQGSGHIINIISTSGIKIVPLQGVYAGTKNAIRTIAEALRQESGGQYRVTGISPGFIKTELADHVKDKTIMTAIKEMATRIAISPDAIAGAVAYAISQPANVDVGDIIIRPTVQD; from the coding sequence ATGAAAACGATAGAAAACAATATCAAAGGAAAAGTTGTAGCTATTACAGGCGCAAGCAGCGGCATTGGCGAGGCCATAGCGATTATGCTGGCGGCGCAAGGGGCTAAAGTAGTTTTAGGAGCCCGCCGTGCAGATCGATTAGAAAAACTGGTTGAACGGATTATCAATGATGGTGGTGAAGCGATATACCAGGTTACTGATGTTAAAAGACGTACCGACCTGATTAAATTAGTGGCTTTAGCTTCTGAAACCTATGGCCGCCTGGATGTGATGGTGAATAACGCGGGGATCAGTCATCTTTCGCGTGTAGACGAGGTACAGGTAGAAGATTGGGAAGAGATGATAGACGTTAACCTTAAAGGCCCCCTATATGGCATTGCCGCAGCATTACCCGTTTTTAAAAAACAAGGCTCAGGCCATATCATCAATATCATTTCTACCTCCGGCATCAAAATTGTTCCCTTGCAGGGTGTGTATGCCGGTACCAAAAACGCGATTAGAACCATTGCCGAAGCATTGCGGCAGGAATCTGGAGGACAATACCGTGTAACCGGCATATCGCCTGGTTTTATAAAAACAGAACTGGCAGATCACGTAAAAGATAAAACCATTATGACCGCCATTAAGGAAATGGCAACCAGGATTGCAATCTCTCCGGATGCCATCGCCGGTGCTGTAGCTTATGCTATTAGCCAGCCCGCAAATGTTGATGTGGGTGATATTATCATCAGGCCCACCGTACAGGATTAA
- a CDS encoding error-prone DNA polymerase, producing MKYAELQVTSNFSFMRGGSHPDELVERAADLGYSKIAITDCNSMAGVVRAHMAAQIKGISLIPACRLDLHNGPSLLAYPTDTSAWGRLCALLTLGNLRTEKGKCELYKKDLYAHAQGIKFIVIPPGTLNASFDFDDAFKQDLEEYRAALGNQLYIAASRSYSGDDAKRFYRIKQLGVPMVATGDVHYHNPERRELQDVETCVREKCTIHTAGYKLHANAERYLKPLDELERLFRQYPEALERTMEIADACDFSLDTLKYLEPVWVSPDGRSADEHLAELTWKGAKTVFAEDKLPKHRKQIEFELAFFKKRKLAPYFLRIYEYTREADKRAILYQGRGSAANCTVCFCLGITPVNPDKSRLLFSRFMSDSREEWPDVDVDFEHERREEIIQWIYETYGREHAAIVATVTQERYKGAIRDVGKAMGLSEDTIKRLGGGIWDFSEEAFNRERIIGQGLNPDDTVLKKVLELTEQLMGFPRQLGQHTGGFVIMRCKLSDICPVLNARMENRTQLEWNKDDLEALGILKVDVLALGMLTCIRKAFSLMKQHYNLPLTLESLPQDDSRVYDMICKADTLGVFQIESRAQMSMLPRLKPRVFYDLVIEVAIVRPGPIQGDMVHPYLRRRDGIDPIEYPSQELEDILGRTKGVPLFQEQAMEIAIVAAGFSPAEADQLRRSMATFKAKGLVSQFRKKLVDGMVAKGYEEEFAKRIFKQLEGFGSYGFPESHATAFAHLVYISCWLKCHYPDVFCTALLNSQPMGFYQPAEIVDDARNHGVSVREVDINYSGWDNTLEDKDGKYYAVRLGFRQVSGLREKDMQLLINNRGTGYQAICQLHDAGVPQDALEKLADADAFRSIGSDRRQALWEVSALSDKPTGLFTGQQVPSAQISLPIMTPAEHVVQDFATTGLSLKAHPVSFVREQLDLLKVTPTGQLKNLKNGDQVKVAGMITVRQRPGTAKGVVFITIKDETGYSNLVVWESTFAKYRKEILQARLLMVEGKLQVEGDVIHVVANRCFNLNGLLRKLTGHEDDALLTTTLSHSDETTAPYAYDPRQQTPKPAEDLFHKGRNFK from the coding sequence ATGAAGTACGCCGAATTACAGGTAACCAGCAATTTTAGTTTTATGCGGGGCGGATCGCACCCGGATGAACTGGTAGAACGCGCCGCCGACCTGGGCTACAGCAAGATAGCCATTACAGATTGCAATAGCATGGCCGGCGTAGTACGGGCGCACATGGCTGCCCAAATTAAAGGTATCAGCCTTATCCCCGCCTGCCGGCTCGACCTGCACAATGGCCCCAGCCTGCTGGCCTACCCTACCGATACCAGCGCATGGGGGCGCCTTTGCGCCTTACTCACCCTGGGTAACCTGCGCACAGAAAAAGGCAAATGCGAACTTTATAAAAAGGATTTATACGCCCATGCACAGGGTATTAAATTCATAGTAATACCACCCGGTACTTTAAATGCAAGTTTTGATTTTGATGATGCTTTTAAACAAGATCTGGAAGAATACCGCGCAGCCTTAGGCAATCAATTATATATAGCCGCCAGCCGATCCTATAGTGGTGATGATGCCAAGCGCTTTTACCGCATCAAACAACTGGGTGTACCCATGGTGGCCACCGGCGATGTGCATTACCACAATCCCGAAAGGCGTGAATTGCAGGATGTGGAAACCTGTGTACGAGAAAAATGCACCATACATACAGCTGGTTATAAACTCCATGCCAATGCCGAGCGGTACCTTAAACCCCTTGATGAATTGGAGCGCCTCTTCAGGCAATACCCTGAAGCTTTGGAAAGAACGATGGAGATTGCCGATGCCTGTGATTTTTCGTTAGATACCTTAAAATACCTCGAGCCTGTTTGGGTTAGCCCGGATGGCCGGTCGGCAGATGAGCACCTGGCCGAGCTTACCTGGAAAGGAGCTAAAACCGTTTTTGCAGAAGACAAATTGCCCAAGCACCGCAAACAAATTGAATTTGAACTGGCTTTTTTTAAGAAACGCAAACTGGCACCTTATTTTTTGCGCATTTATGAATACACGCGCGAAGCGGATAAGCGGGCTATATTATACCAGGGCCGCGGATCGGCAGCCAACTGTACCGTTTGCTTTTGCCTGGGCATTACCCCGGTTAATCCAGATAAGTCGCGCTTATTGTTTTCCCGCTTCATGTCCGACTCGCGCGAGGAATGGCCCGATGTGGATGTGGATTTTGAGCATGAACGCCGGGAAGAGATCATCCAGTGGATTTATGAAACTTATGGCCGCGAACATGCCGCCATTGTAGCTACTGTAACCCAGGAACGTTATAAGGGCGCCATCCGCGATGTGGGTAAGGCGATGGGCCTGTCCGAAGATACCATCAAACGCCTGGGTGGCGGCATCTGGGATTTTAGCGAGGAAGCTTTTAACCGGGAACGCATCATCGGCCAGGGCTTAAACCCCGACGATACGGTACTAAAAAAAGTACTGGAACTAACCGAACAGTTGATGGGTTTCCCCCGGCAATTGGGGCAACATACCGGCGGCTTTGTAATTATGCGTTGCAAACTATCAGATATTTGCCCCGTTTTGAACGCGCGCATGGAAAACCGCACCCAACTGGAATGGAACAAAGACGACCTGGAAGCTTTAGGGATTTTAAAGGTGGATGTATTGGCGCTGGGTATGTTAACCTGTATCCGCAAGGCTTTCAGCCTGATGAAGCAGCATTACAATCTACCCCTCACGTTGGAGAGTCTTCCGCAGGATGATAGCCGGGTATACGATATGATTTGCAAGGCCGATACGCTGGGAGTTTTCCAGATTGAGAGCCGAGCGCAAATGTCGATGTTGCCGCGTTTAAAGCCGAGGGTGTTTTACGACCTGGTGATAGAAGTTGCCATTGTACGCCCCGGCCCTATCCAGGGGGATATGGTACACCCCTACCTGCGCCGAAGGGACGGCATCGACCCCATAGAATATCCATCCCAGGAACTGGAAGATATTTTAGGGCGTACCAAAGGCGTCCCCTTGTTCCAGGAACAGGCGATGGAGATAGCCATTGTAGCGGCCGGTTTTAGCCCAGCCGAGGCCGACCAGTTGCGCCGCAGCATGGCTACATTTAAAGCCAAGGGCCTGGTGAGCCAGTTCAGAAAAAAACTGGTTGACGGCATGGTTGCTAAAGGCTATGAGGAGGAATTTGCCAAACGCATTTTTAAGCAACTGGAAGGCTTTGGCAGCTATGGCTTCCCCGAAAGCCATGCCACCGCCTTTGCCCACCTGGTGTACATCTCCTGCTGGCTTAAATGCCATTACCCGGACGTATTTTGCACGGCATTACTCAATAGCCAGCCCATGGGCTTTTATCAACCGGCTGAAATTGTGGATGATGCCCGTAACCACGGCGTAAGTGTGCGCGAGGTGGATATCAACTACTCTGGTTGGGATAATACGTTGGAAGATAAAGACGGAAAATACTACGCCGTAAGGCTGGGCTTCCGCCAGGTTAGTGGCTTAAGGGAAAAAGATATGCAGCTATTGATCAACAACCGGGGTACAGGTTACCAAGCTATATGCCAATTGCATGATGCGGGTGTACCTCAGGATGCCCTTGAAAAACTGGCCGATGCCGATGCGTTCCGGTCTATCGGATCAGACAGGCGGCAGGCCCTGTGGGAAGTATCAGCGCTAAGCGATAAGCCTACCGGTTTGTTTACCGGGCAGCAAGTGCCATCAGCGCAAATCAGCTTACCCATCATGACACCTGCGGAGCATGTAGTACAGGATTTTGCTACAACCGGCCTGTCGCTCAAGGCACACCCGGTGAGTTTTGTTAGGGAACAACTGGATTTATTAAAGGTTACCCCAACCGGCCAGCTCAAAAATTTAAAAAACGGCGACCAGGTAAAAGTAGCCGGTATGATTACTGTGCGCCAGCGGCCCGGTACCGCTAAGGGTGTAGTTTTTATTACCATTAAGGATGAAACAGGTTATTCTAACCTGGTGGTTTGGGAAAGCACCTTTGCCAAATACCGCAAAGAAATTTTACAGGCTCGGCTACTGATGGTGGAAGGTAAATTGCAGGTAGAAGGCGATGTGATTCATGTGGTTGCAAACCGTTGCTTTAACCTGAACGGACTGCTACGCAAACTTACCGGGCATGAAGATGATGCACTGCTTACTACAACATTATCCCACTCAGACGAAACAACTGCCCCTTATGCTTATGACCCGCGGCAGCAAACCCCAAAACCGGCGGAAGACCTTTTTCATAAGGGCCGGAATTTTAAATAG
- a CDS encoding helix-turn-helix domain-containing protein, with amino-acid sequence MKTPAQPPIVFKNISQLMHRLGMPKPLHPLVALVNYDVTRISREYAGQSFLIDFYKISFKKNFKGQVKYGQGYYDFEEGGLAFLAPNQLVTLSGEESSYDGYTLYFHPDLIRNYQLGKNITQYGFFSYAVNEALFLADKEKKVVSALFESIAAELDNNIDAFSQDVLVSQIELLLNHSNRFYNRQFLTRKVVHHDLILQMDTYLANRSNHIGSTIDGLPTVQEVSSHLQVSPRYLTDMLKSLTGQSTQQHIHDRLIEKAKMILSTSQLSISEIAYQLGFEHPQSFNKLFKRNTDVSPSAFRRSFN; translated from the coding sequence ATGAAAACACCTGCCCAGCCTCCCATCGTTTTTAAAAACATCTCCCAACTGATGCATAGGCTTGGTATGCCTAAGCCACTGCATCCGCTGGTGGCGCTGGTAAATTATGATGTAACAAGAATCAGCCGGGAATATGCCGGCCAAAGTTTCCTGATCGACTTTTATAAGATCTCCTTTAAAAAGAATTTTAAAGGGCAGGTGAAATATGGGCAGGGTTATTACGACTTTGAGGAAGGCGGACTGGCTTTTTTAGCGCCGAACCAGTTAGTTACCCTATCGGGCGAGGAAAGCAGTTACGATGGTTATACCCTTTATTTCCATCCCGACCTGATCCGGAATTACCAGTTGGGGAAAAACATCACGCAATACGGCTTCTTTTCGTACGCTGTTAACGAAGCTTTATTTCTTGCCGATAAGGAAAAAAAAGTAGTGTCGGCTTTGTTTGAAAGTATAGCAGCCGAATTGGATAACAATATCGACGCCTTTAGCCAGGATGTATTGGTTTCGCAGATTGAGTTGTTGCTTAACCATAGTAACCGCTTTTATAACAGGCAGTTTCTGACAAGGAAGGTTGTTCATCACGATTTGATCCTTCAAATGGATACTTACCTGGCTAATCGCTCTAACCACATCGGTTCAACAATTGATGGATTGCCAACCGTACAGGAAGTTTCAAGTCACCTGCAAGTTTCACCCAGGTATCTTACTGATATGCTCAAGTCGCTAACGGGCCAAAGCACGCAACAGCATATTCATGACCGGCTGATAGAAAAAGCAAAGATGATCCTCAGCACCAGCCAACTCAGTATTTCGGAGATTGCATACCAACTCGGTTTTGAGCATCCCCAATCGTTCAATAAACTATTCAAGCGCAATACTGATGTTTCTCCCAGCGCTTTCAGGCGGTCGTTCAATTAG